The segment CAAGGCTGCAATCAGCATGGGGACAGACGTTATCATTACAGACCATCATACCGTTGAAATACCCATGCCGCAAAAATATCCTGTAGTTAATCCGAAAAGGGCTGATTCCAAATATCCTTTTTCTGAGCTTGCCGGCATAGGTGTTGTGTTTCAATTATGCAGAGCAGTGGCAAAGCATCTTCTTGGAGATATCTCTTCTGAAGGAATTCTTAAATATGCTGATCTTGCAGCGATAGGCACTGTAGCGGATGTTGTCCCTCTCTTAGGAGATAATAGAATAATTGTCAAATTGGGAATCTCAAAACTCCGAACCTCGGAAAACATTGGACTTAAGACACTAATCAAGGAATCAGGGCTAAAACAGAACAAAATATCAAGCGGACAGGTGGCGTTTATGATAGCTCCAAGACTTAATGCTGCAGGCAGAATGCAGAGCGCTGTTGAAAGCGTTACACTTCTCACAACAGATTCTCAGGAAGCTGCGTCAGATAAAGCAAAGCTTCTTTGCGCAGAAAACATCAACAGACAGGAAACAGAGAAAGAGGTTCTTGCCAGCGCCGTTGAAATGGTAAAAAGCTCAATTGACCTGGACAACGAGCCTGTTATCGTGCTTGAAAGCGATGAGTGGCATGAAGGAGTTATTGGAATAGTAGCCTCAAGACTTGTTGATATGTTCCACAGACCCGCAATTCTTATATGTACCCAGAAAAAAGAAGCAAAGGGCTCCGGAAGAAGCATATCAGGCTTTAAGCTTATTGATGCTCTTCGAGAATGCAAAGACTGCCTGATCAGATTTGGCGGACATTCTTACGCCGCAGGTGTGACAATCAATAAAGATAATATCAAGAATTTTAGAAACAAGATCAACTGGATTGCAGCCAGACTAATAACAAAGGAGCATCTTCAACCAAAGATGCGCATAGATTTAGCTCTTTCTCCATCAAATATCACAAACAAATTCTTAGCTGAAATAGAGCATCTTGAGCCTTATGGTATGGGAAACTCAAAACCTGTATTCATTGCAAAGGGTCTTGAGTTAGGCTTTTCTCCTAGAAAAGTCGG is part of the bacterium genome and harbors:
- the recJ gene encoding single-stranded-DNA-specific exonuclease RecJ; the encoded protein is MKNYIWEMYEANIELQRELSDKLGIMPNTSQILINRGIKDIPAAESFLYTAISALSDPFLLPDVETSVKRILKTIKHRERITIYGDYDADGITSTALLYRFLKDFGADIDFYIPNRMNEGYGLNTNIIKDLCKKGTKLIITVDCGTNSIEEVKAAISMGTDVIITDHHTVEIPMPQKYPVVNPKRADSKYPFSELAGIGVVFQLCRAVAKHLLGDISSEGILKYADLAAIGTVADVVPLLGDNRIIVKLGISKLRTSENIGLKTLIKESGLKQNKISSGQVAFMIAPRLNAAGRMQSAVESVTLLTTDSQEAASDKAKLLCAENINRQETEKEVLASAVEMVKSSIDLDNEPVIVLESDEWHEGVIGIVASRLVDMFHRPAILICTQKKEAKGSGRSISGFKLIDALRECKDCLIRFGGHSYAAGVTINKDNIKNFRNKINWIAARLITKEHLQPKMRIDLALSPSNITNKFLAEIEHLEPYGMGNSKPVFIAKGLELGFSPRKVGADHIKLTLSQQGKQFEAIGFRMADYMDNYRSQNHIDIIYTPQINIWQGRKSLQLNLKDMRFRT